A genomic segment from Leptolyngbyaceae cyanobacterium encodes:
- a CDS encoding WD40 repeat domain-containing serine/threonine-protein kinase, translating to MICCINPHCQQPLNPVDVEYCQSCGTKLERLLRNRYRVIRPLGQGGFGKTYLAADEDMLQTNCVIKQFSPQTQGTKSLEKAVSLFNQEAVRLHQLGEHPQIPTLLAYFEHDRHLYLVQQFIEGQNLYQELQQQGPFNEEKIKEILLGLLPVLKFIHDRKVIHRDITPANVIRRQIDGRLVLIDFGIAKQLTEASAAQTGTRIGTEGYAPIEQLRNGQVYPASDLYSLGATCIFLMTQTKPDHLYNPLDGTWIWQEHLKKRGINVSDRLANIINKMLKDWVIERYQSAEEVLKDLNVVSDAPPISIPAKPTTKPPMGMPPAGMKTPPVQPGIPNNVTSKQFNNITSKPAASQPPISRNVASKVPVSPSVFLKSKNQKGWKCINTLTGHTSWIVSVAISPNKQIIASGALDDTIKIWNAQTGELLQNITGQFRAVNSLAITPDSQILVSGSDDDKVRVWSIFNGRVLYTLGEHSRDVTSVSLSKDGQILASGSEDRTIKIWRVRNGSLLRNLVGVGGMIKAVAISPDGKTLASGGLDNQIKLWNMVKGESIATLSGHFNSIHAIAFTPDGKYLASASKDKNIKLWSVEKAELVRTFSGHSAPINALVIHPDGQTMISAGNDKMIKVWRIATGEEVETLTDHTNQVNALAISADGQILVSGSSDKTIKIWLS from the coding sequence ATGATTTGTTGTATTAATCCCCATTGCCAACAACCCCTAAATCCTGTTGATGTAGAGTATTGCCAAAGCTGCGGTACGAAACTGGAACGATTGCTGAGAAACCGCTATCGAGTAATTCGCCCCCTCGGTCAGGGTGGATTTGGTAAAACATACTTAGCAGCAGATGAAGATATGCTGCAAACAAATTGCGTAATTAAGCAATTTTCCCCCCAAACACAAGGAACGAAATCTTTAGAAAAGGCAGTATCTTTATTCAATCAAGAAGCAGTTAGGCTGCATCAACTGGGAGAACATCCCCAAATTCCTACCCTGTTAGCTTATTTCGAGCACGATCGACACCTTTATTTAGTACAGCAATTTATAGAAGGGCAAAATTTATATCAAGAATTGCAACAACAAGGGCCTTTTAACGAAGAGAAAATAAAGGAAATATTATTAGGGTTGCTACCAGTTTTAAAGTTTATTCACGATCGTAAAGTAATTCACCGGGATATTACGCCAGCCAATGTAATTCGCCGCCAGATTGATGGAAGATTAGTACTAATTGATTTTGGAATTGCCAAACAACTAACAGAAGCTTCGGCAGCGCAAACTGGCACCCGAATTGGTACGGAAGGATATGCACCGATCGAACAATTGCGGAACGGTCAAGTGTATCCCGCCAGCGATCTCTATAGTTTGGGCGCAACCTGCATTTTCTTAATGACTCAAACTAAACCCGATCATTTATATAATCCCCTCGATGGTACTTGGATTTGGCAAGAACACCTGAAGAAAAGAGGAATTAACGTTAGCGATCGCTTAGCTAATATCATCAACAAAATGCTGAAAGATTGGGTGATCGAACGCTATCAATCAGCGGAAGAAGTCCTCAAAGATTTGAATGTCGTTTCAGATGCACCGCCGATTTCAATTCCTGCTAAACCTACGACCAAACCACCGATGGGAATGCCTCCTGCTGGGATGAAGACGCCACCCGTTCAACCGGGTATTCCTAATAATGTTACCTCTAAACAATTTAATAATATTACTTCTAAACCGGCAGCTTCTCAACCTCCTATTTCTAGAAACGTCGCTTCAAAAGTACCAGTTTCTCCTTCGGTTTTTTTAAAGTCAAAAAATCAGAAAGGTTGGAAGTGTATTAATACTCTGACCGGACATACATCTTGGATCGTGTCAGTAGCGATAAGTCCGAATAAGCAAATAATTGCTAGCGGTGCTTTAGACGATACGATTAAAATTTGGAATGCCCAAACAGGGGAATTATTGCAAAATATTACCGGACAATTTAGAGCCGTGAATTCCCTGGCAATTACTCCCGATAGCCAAATTTTAGTTAGTGGCAGCGATGACGACAAAGTAAGAGTTTGGAGTATTTTTAATGGCAGAGTACTTTATACATTAGGAGAACATAGTAGAGATGTTACTTCCGTTTCCCTCAGTAAAGACGGGCAAATTTTAGCCAGTGGCAGTGAAGACCGGACGATCAAAATCTGGCGAGTGAGAAACGGATCGCTACTTCGCAATTTAGTTGGGGTAGGTGGCATGATTAAAGCTGTAGCGATTAGTCCGGATGGCAAAACCCTTGCTAGCGGAGGACTTGATAATCAAATCAAGCTGTGGAATATGGTAAAGGGAGAATCGATCGCTACTCTCAGCGGTCACTTCAATTCGATTCATGCAATTGCTTTTACCCCCGATGGCAAGTATTTAGCCAGTGCTAGCAAAGATAAAAACATCAAACTTTGGAGTGTGGAAAAAGCTGAATTAGTTCGCACTTTTTCCGGTCATTCCGCGCCAATCAATGCTTTAGTAATTCATCCTGACGGACAAACGATGATTAGCGCCGGCAACGATAAAATGATTAAAGTTTGGCGAATTGCGACGGGAGAAGAAGTAGAAACCTTAACTGACCATACCAATCAAGTAAATGCACTGGCCATCAGTGCAGATGGCCAAATTTTAGTCAGCGGCAGTTCCGATAAAACGATTAAAATTTGGCTTAGTTGA
- a CDS encoding DUF3593 domain-containing protein: MISNETLFAVSLFPYLGFLWFLTRSGKAPKLALIGFYMTLVFVAVTIPAGIYAKIHYQESLANVDWLHGSAEIFLTLANILVVLGFRQAVISSRRSLKQTIRSE, from the coding sequence ATGATTTCTAACGAAACTTTGTTTGCCGTATCTCTATTTCCTTACTTGGGATTTTTGTGGTTTCTCACTCGTTCGGGAAAAGCACCGAAATTAGCATTAATCGGATTTTACATGACACTGGTGTTCGTTGCCGTTACCATTCCGGCAGGGATTTACGCCAAAATACACTACCAGGAGTCTTTAGCAAATGTAGATTGGCTGCACGGCAGTGCGGAAATATTTCTCACCCTGGCAAATATTTTAGTCGTGCTAGGCTTCAGGCAAGCGGTAATCTCAAGTAGGCGATCGCTCAAACAAACAATCCGATCGGAGTGA
- a CDS encoding DUF2499 domain-containing protein — protein sequence MHALSIPTWIVHISSVIEWIAAIWFISLYADASGNRAWYTLSFAMLPALISAMCACTWHFFDNPASLAWLVTLQAGMTVLGNFTLCASAWWIWYSARSSNNTAPMEQNNSGSIEK from the coding sequence ATGCACGCCCTATCAATTCCCACTTGGATCGTACATATTTCCAGCGTTATCGAATGGATTGCCGCTATTTGGTTCATTTCGCTTTACGCTGACGCGAGCGGCAACAGAGCATGGTATACTTTATCCTTCGCGATGTTACCCGCTTTAATTAGCGCTATGTGTGCCTGTACCTGGCACTTTTTCGATAATCCAGCATCCCTGGCATGGTTAGTTACCTTGCAAGCGGGGATGACGGTTTTAGGCAATTTTACTTTATGTGCGTCTGCTTGGTGGATTTGGTATTCTGCTCGGTCTAGTAATAATACCGCACCAATGGAACAAAATAATTCAGGATCGATCGAAAAATAA
- a CDS encoding DUF1816 domain-containing protein produces the protein MFSERHPEPIQNYSDRKDFMQNGKNSKLAWWLQVITNRPYCIYYFGPFDTWKEAELAQNGYIEDLNQEGAEGIYAQIRLDNPSELTIYPA, from the coding sequence ATGTTTTCTGAACGTCATCCCGAACCAATACAAAATTACAGCGATCGCAAGGACTTTATGCAAAACGGGAAAAATAGTAAATTGGCTTGGTGGTTACAAGTTATTACCAATCGTCCTTACTGCATTTACTACTTCGGGCCTTTCGATACTTGGAAAGAAGCTGAACTCGCACAAAATGGTTATATAGAAGATTTAAATCAGGAAGGTGCGGAAGGAATTTACGCTCAAATCAGATTAGATAATCCTAGCGAATTAACCATATATCCAGCCTGA
- the csaB gene encoding polysaccharide pyruvyl transferase CsaB, which produces MRQIRAVLCGYYGKGNGGDEALLASLLQMLPQNVAPLVLSGNPAQTKERYQVESCDRMAPTQVLKALRQSEVLIWGGGSLIQDVTSAASPIYYGGLMGLAQQFGLKTIAWAQGVGPLKRRLTRSLARRVFTSCSAVSVRDRGSASLLSDWQVPCTLAPDPVWALDSKPVEGLWDLPAPRVAVTLRSHPQLTSTRLANLTRALINFQKATQSHILLVPFQQSQDLEIARSIHSQLEGDSHIISLENPQQLKGLFRGVEMAIGMRLHSLIMAAAEGSRCFAISYDPKVSQLMQELSMPGWELNQLPDDPDLLCQTWLDYYANGEALSSSQIQSLVDRALIHRDLLKQALVES; this is translated from the coding sequence ATGAGACAGATTAGAGCGGTTTTATGTGGCTACTATGGCAAGGGTAATGGAGGTGATGAAGCATTATTAGCTTCGCTGCTGCAAATGTTACCTCAGAATGTAGCGCCATTAGTTCTTTCTGGCAACCCAGCACAAACTAAAGAGCGCTACCAAGTGGAAAGCTGCGATCGCATGGCACCAACCCAAGTTCTCAAAGCTTTACGCCAATCGGAGGTACTCATTTGGGGTGGTGGAAGCCTCATACAAGATGTGACCAGTGCTGCCAGTCCGATTTACTACGGCGGATTAATGGGATTAGCTCAGCAATTTGGCTTGAAAACTATTGCTTGGGCGCAAGGCGTCGGTCCTCTCAAACGCCGTCTGACTCGTTCCCTTGCCAGACGAGTATTTACTAGTTGCAGCGCGGTCAGCGTGCGCGATCGGGGTTCGGCTAGCTTACTCTCTGATTGGCAAGTTCCCTGTACCCTGGCACCCGATCCGGTGTGGGCGCTAGACTCCAAGCCAGTCGAGGGTCTTTGGGATTTACCAGCACCGCGAGTGGCGGTTACTTTGAGATCGCATCCCCAACTCACTTCCACTCGATTAGCTAACTTAACTCGCGCTTTAATTAACTTTCAAAAAGCTACTCAAAGCCATATTTTATTAGTGCCTTTTCAGCAATCTCAAGATTTAGAAATTGCTCGATCGATTCACTCTCAACTTGAGGGAGATAGCCATATTATTTCCTTAGAAAATCCCCAACAGTTAAAGGGTTTATTTCGGGGAGTGGAAATGGCGATCGGTATGCGATTGCACAGCCTAATTATGGCAGCAGCCGAAGGCTCTCGTTGTTTTGCTATCAGCTACGACCCGAAAGTTAGTCAATTAATGCAAGAATTGTCTATGCCGGGATGGGAGTTAAATCAATTACCAGATGACCCTGATTTACTTTGCCAAACTTGGTTGGATTATTACGCCAATGGTGAAGCTTTGTCATCTAGCCAAATTCAATCATTGGTAGACCGAGCATTGATTCATCGCGATTTGTTAAAGCAAGCTTTGGTGGAGAGCTAG